One window of Flavobacteriales bacterium genomic DNA carries:
- the rnc gene encoding ribonuclease III, whose protein sequence is MFAALFSRAASPEERRIRAWCRKTLGVTPKNLPLYRQALRHRSAVPEDRPDVPDNERLEFLGDTVLDTIVGQYLFRSYPDKGEGFLTRMRSKLVSRHQLSILAKKVEIERVMEVKIGSGRDTSVPGNAMEALIGALYLDKGFERTKTTVINLITAHFDLKTVELEDRDSKSRLLEWGQKKRKKVEFVLTEEHERGGRGKQFTAEVHVDGKACGSGKGHSKKKAEQEAARDASRKLRLRPTGSGGDDEERDARTTRRTSRKFSGERRGGRRGGGGRNGRTPEQSSESGHE, encoded by the coding sequence TTGTTCGCCGCACTCTTCAGCCGAGCCGCCTCCCCCGAGGAGCGCCGTATCCGCGCCTGGTGCCGAAAGACATTGGGCGTTACGCCAAAGAACCTGCCCCTCTACCGGCAGGCCCTACGCCATCGCAGCGCCGTGCCCGAGGACCGGCCCGACGTGCCGGACAACGAGCGCTTGGAATTCCTCGGCGATACTGTTTTAGACACCATCGTAGGGCAGTACCTTTTTCGCTCATATCCCGATAAGGGCGAAGGGTTCCTTACCCGCATGCGCAGCAAGCTGGTGAGCCGGCATCAGCTCAGCATCCTTGCCAAAAAGGTGGAGATCGAACGGGTGATGGAGGTGAAGATCGGCAGCGGCAGGGACACCTCCGTGCCGGGCAACGCCATGGAGGCCTTGATCGGTGCGCTATACTTGGACAAGGGCTTTGAGCGCACGAAAACCACGGTGATCAATTTGATCACCGCCCATTTCGACCTGAAGACGGTGGAGTTAGAGGATCGTGATAGCAAGAGCCGCTTGCTGGAATGGGGCCAGAAGAAGCGCAAGAAGGTGGAATTCGTCCTCACGGAGGAGCATGAACGGGGCGGCAGAGGCAAGCAGTTCACTGCGGAGGTGCATGTGGATGGCAAGGCTTGTGGCTCCGGAAAGGGGCACAGTAAGAAGAAAGCTGAGCAGGAGGCCGCTCGGGACGCATCACGGAAATTGAGGCTGCGCCCCACGGGGAGCGGCGGCGATGATGAAGAACGGGATGCCCGCACCACCCGGCGGACCTCCCGCAAATTTTCCGGGGAAAGAAGGGGAGGCCGGAGAGGCGGTGGTGGCCGTAACGGGCGAACGCCAGAACAGAGCAGTGAAAGCGGGCACGAATAG
- a CDS encoding acyl carrier protein, with amino-acid sequence MSDIKSRVIAIIVDKLGVDQGEVTPEASFTNDLGADSLDTVELIMEFEKEFNIAIPDDQAEKIQTVGQAVDYVEKNAK; translated from the coding sequence ATGTCCGATATCAAGTCAAGGGTCATCGCCATCATCGTGGATAAGCTCGGGGTAGACCAGGGCGAGGTCACACCCGAGGCGAGCTTCACCAACGACCTTGGCGCCGACAGCTTGGATACTGTCGAGCTCATCATGGAGTTCGAGAAGGAATTCAACATCGCCATCCCTGACGATCAGGCCGAGAAGATCCAAACCGTAGGCCAAGCTGTGGACTACGTGGAGAAGAACGCGAAGTAA
- a CDS encoding IPExxxVDY family protein, with amino-acid sequence MAKLKLDSDPDPDVFLIAISSHVNDYRLCWSLNNSLGIDLGRRKKDIEEEGPEHPAYFSAFDHTEEATQANITLISNHAPEGVLVHEQRQADFFLVVDGESTLSPAQALERVRQAEFVLTAFHLDIKSLKGAYKLLQ; translated from the coding sequence ATGGCCAAATTGAAGCTCGATAGCGACCCGGACCCCGATGTCTTCCTCATCGCGATCAGCAGCCATGTGAACGACTACAGGCTCTGTTGGTCGTTGAACAACAGCCTTGGCATCGATCTAGGCCGGCGGAAGAAGGACATCGAGGAAGAAGGGCCGGAACATCCCGCCTACTTTTCTGCCTTCGACCATACCGAGGAGGCCACCCAGGCCAACATCACGCTGATCAGCAACCATGCCCCCGAGGGTGTTCTGGTGCATGAACAACGACAAGCCGACTTTTTCCTCGTGGTGGACGGGGAAAGCACGCTCTCGCCCGCTCAAGCACTTGAGCGCGTGAGGCAAGCGGAATTCGTGCTCACGGCGTTCCACTTGGATATCAAAAGCCTCAAAGGCGCCTATAAGCTCTTGCAATGA
- the pyk gene encoding pyruvate kinase, producing MTSAPDPKTKIVATLGPASSNREVLREMLINGLDVCRLNFSHGSYEFYEEVIATIRSLNEELGLTTAILADLQGPKLRVGEMADGPIELKEGEELVITTEPVKGVPGLVSTSYAQFPQDIKVGEMVLLDDGKLRLQVKHTDGKKKVITTVIYGGMLSSNKGINLPNTKVSLPCLTEKDREDLTFALSQGVDWIGLSFVRSARDIIELKHQIHAEGSTARVIAKIEKPEAMLEIDDIIRESDALMVARGDLGVEVPMEQVPLLQKDIIRRCLLQHRPVIVATQMMESMITSSTPTRAEVNDVANAVLDHADAVMLSAETSVGKYPVEVVKAMNKILLEMEKSEIMYNVAEPDLIDHERMVTDTICTASVRMAAAIDIKAIVTMTHSGYTAFKISSMRPKAHIFAFTSNKRILNMLNLVWGVRAEYYDKTVSTDHTIADIKHILRRKALVQKGDLVVNIASMPIAEQGMANMIRLSAV from the coding sequence ATGACCTCTGCACCGGATCCAAAGACCAAGATCGTGGCCACTCTCGGCCCTGCCAGCTCGAATCGTGAAGTGCTCCGGGAAATGTTGATCAACGGCCTGGATGTCTGCCGGCTGAACTTCAGCCATGGCAGCTATGAATTCTACGAGGAGGTGATCGCCACCATCCGCTCGCTGAATGAGGAGCTGGGGCTTACGACAGCGATCCTTGCGGACCTACAGGGACCCAAGTTGCGCGTGGGCGAGATGGCGGACGGCCCCATCGAACTAAAGGAAGGCGAGGAGCTGGTGATCACCACTGAGCCTGTGAAAGGCGTACCCGGCCTGGTCAGCACCAGCTACGCGCAGTTCCCGCAGGACATCAAGGTGGGCGAAATGGTGCTGCTGGACGACGGCAAATTGCGCCTACAGGTCAAGCACACCGACGGCAAGAAGAAGGTGATCACCACGGTGATCTACGGCGGGATGCTCAGCAGTAACAAAGGGATCAACCTGCCCAATACGAAAGTGAGCCTCCCCTGCCTCACGGAAAAAGACCGGGAGGACCTCACTTTCGCACTCTCACAGGGCGTGGATTGGATAGGGCTCAGCTTCGTGCGAAGTGCACGGGATATCATCGAGCTGAAGCACCAGATACACGCAGAAGGCAGCACGGCGCGCGTGATCGCCAAGATCGAGAAGCCGGAGGCGATGCTGGAGATCGACGATATCATCCGCGAGTCGGACGCGCTGATGGTGGCCCGCGGCGACCTCGGCGTGGAGGTGCCAATGGAACAGGTGCCGCTGCTGCAAAAGGACATCATACGCCGCTGCCTGCTACAGCACCGCCCGGTGATCGTGGCCACGCAGATGATGGAGAGCATGATCACCAGCAGCACCCCCACCCGCGCTGAAGTGAACGATGTGGCCAACGCCGTGCTGGACCATGCCGACGCGGTGATGCTCAGCGCGGAGACCAGCGTAGGCAAATACCCCGTGGAAGTGGTGAAGGCCATGAACAAGATCCTGCTCGAAATGGAAAAGAGCGAGATCATGTACAACGTGGCGGAGCCCGACCTGATCGACCACGAGCGGATGGTGACCGACACCATCTGTACCGCCAGCGTGCGCATGGCCGCCGCCATCGACATCAAGGCCATCGTGACCATGACCCACAGCGGCTACACGGCTTTCAAGATCAGCAGCATGCGCCCCAAAGCGCACATCTTCGCCTTCACCAGCAACAAGCGCATCCTCAACATGCTCAATCTCGTGTGGGGCGTGCGTGCCGAGTACTACGACAAGACCGTGAGCACCGACCACACCATCGCCGACATCAAGCACATCCTGCGCCGCAAGGCCCTCGTGCAAAAAGGCGACCTCGTGGTGAACATCGCCAGCATGCCCATCGCAGAACAAGGCATGGCGAACATGATCCGGTTGAGCGCTGTGTAG
- the fabF gene encoding beta-ketoacyl-ACP synthase II: protein MQLRRVVVTGLGALTPLGNTLQAYWDALVKGTSGAAPITNFDASKFKTQFACEVKGFDPTEFMDRKEARKMDPFSQFAVAASDEAMKDSGLVLGTDQERERMGVILGSGIGGLLTFQEECINFGRGDGTPRFNPFFIPKMIADGSSGLISIRHRLCGPSYVTVSACASANNALIDSFNYIRLGTVDAMVTGGSEASIHEAGVGGFNAMHAMSTRNDDPATASRPYDKDRDGFVLGEGSGILILEELEHAKARGAKIYCEVMGGGMSSDAYHITAPHPEGLGAYLCMKHALQDAGMKPGEIDHINTHGTSTPIGDPQEVKAIQRLFGEDAYRLNISATKSMTGHLLGAAGAVEAIASIMAVHTDLVPPTINHFTDDPEIDPKLNFTFNKAQKRTVNAAMSNTFGFGGHNTSVIFRKYS, encoded by the coding sequence ATGCAGCTCAGACGAGTGGTTGTCACCGGTCTGGGCGCCCTCACCCCGCTCGGAAATACGCTCCAGGCGTATTGGGACGCGCTGGTGAAGGGCACGAGCGGAGCTGCGCCCATCACGAATTTCGATGCGTCCAAGTTCAAGACGCAGTTCGCCTGCGAGGTCAAAGGCTTTGACCCCACGGAGTTCATGGACCGGAAGGAGGCCCGTAAGATGGACCCCTTCTCCCAGTTCGCCGTGGCCGCCAGCGACGAGGCCATGAAGGACAGCGGGCTGGTGCTGGGGACCGATCAGGAGCGGGAGCGCATGGGCGTGATCCTCGGCTCCGGCATCGGTGGTCTGCTCACCTTCCAGGAGGAGTGCATCAACTTCGGTCGCGGCGACGGCACCCCGCGTTTCAACCCGTTCTTCATCCCGAAAATGATCGCCGACGGCTCCTCGGGCCTCATCAGCATACGCCATAGGTTGTGCGGCCCGAGCTATGTGACGGTGAGCGCCTGCGCCAGCGCCAACAACGCCCTGATCGACTCCTTCAACTACATCCGCCTAGGCACCGTGGACGCCATGGTCACCGGAGGTAGTGAGGCTTCGATCCACGAGGCGGGGGTGGGCGGCTTCAACGCCATGCACGCCATGAGCACCCGCAACGACGACCCCGCCACCGCCAGCCGGCCCTACGATAAGGACCGCGACGGCTTCGTGCTGGGCGAGGGAAGCGGCATTCTCATCCTCGAAGAGCTGGAGCACGCCAAGGCGCGCGGCGCAAAGATCTACTGCGAAGTGATGGGCGGCGGCATGAGCAGCGATGCCTACCACATCACCGCACCCCACCCGGAGGGCCTTGGCGCTTACCTCTGCATGAAGCACGCATTGCAGGACGCCGGTATGAAGCCGGGAGAGATCGATCACATCAATACCCACGGCACCAGCACGCCGATCGGCGACCCGCAGGAGGTGAAGGCTATCCAGCGCCTTTTTGGCGAGGACGCCTACCGCCTCAACATCAGCGCCACCAAGAGCATGACCGGCCACCTGCTCGGCGCTGCCGGGGCAGTGGAGGCCATCGCGAGCATTATGGCGGTGCATACGGACCTGGTGCCGCCCACGATCAATCATTTCACGGACGACCCCGAGATCGACCCCAAGTTGAACTTCACGTTCAATAAGGCGCAGAAGCGCACGGTCAACGCCGCCATGAGCAACACCTTCGGGTTTGGCGGGCACAACACTTCGGTGATCTTCCGCAAGTACAGCTAA